In Prionailurus viverrinus isolate Anna chromosome D1, UM_Priviv_1.0, whole genome shotgun sequence, the DNA window ggaagctGAGAAGGTCAAGGtaaaggtgccagcagatttggttcctggtagactttttttttttttttttaatttttttttttttcaacgtttatttatttttgggacagagagagacagagcatgaacgggggaggggcagagagagagggagacacagaatcagaaacaggctccaggctccgagccatcagcccagagcccgacgcggggctcgaactcccagaccgcgagatcgtgacctggctgaagtcggacgcttaaccgactgcgccacccaggcgcccctcctggtaGACTTTTTTCCTGACTTTCAGatagccaccttcttgctgtgtcctcacatggtggggagagagagatctctgatctctcttcctcttttcataaGGACACTAATACCATAATGGGAGCCTcgctctcatgacctcatctaaacctaattacctctcaaagacccacttcctaataccatcatattgaggtttggggacataaatattcaaTCCATAACACTTGATAAGTAAAATATCTCTCTTTTAATCTCTCTGAAAACCATTCAACCAAAatcttatataaatgaaaatataataataaaacagtaagTAATCCAATATAAAGGAAGATATGAGAAAAGAATATGGTAAGTTTGAATACATGGTAAGATGGCAAATTTAAATGCATTcaaatcatttaatttattgaaaataaatggataataCTCCAATTAAAAGCCAAATATTGTCATACAGAACAAAAACTATATGGTCTTCTTTTAAGAGCTCTCTAAAATATAAGGATACAGAAACATTTCAAGTAAAGATATTTAGAAAGATATTCCTTGTAATCGCCAACTAAAAAAAACCTTGTGATAGCCTTACTTAATATCAGATAGAGTAAACTTCAAGGCAAAAGCATTATCAGCAATAAGAGGGGCATTTCATAATGTAAGTAACACGCAAGATGGGTAAAAAGTTTCTAGATTTTAAATACAGAACAAAACACATAGAGCAAAAGTTATCAGAACCACAAAAAGAAGTAGATAAATCCATAATCATAGAACAGATTTTATTACACCTTTCATAGTAACTGACATACTAAGtaagccaaaaattaaaaatcaaattgatgTAAAAGAattgggaaaaagagagaggcaaacaaacCAGACGAGACTCTTAAGactagagaacacactgaggattgatggagggaggtggggggaagatgggctaggtgggtgatgggtattaaggagggcatttgttttgatgagcactgggtattgtatgtaagtgatgaatcactgatgtctactcctgaaatcaatattgcactgtatgttaactaactgaaatttatttttttaatatgaaatttattgtcaaattggtttccatacaacacccaatgctcatcccaacaggtgccctcctcaatgcccatcacccacccttcctgtactcccacccccatcaaccctcagtttattctctgtttttaagagtctcttatgatttggctctctccctccctaactttttttttccttcccctcccccatggtcttctgttaagtttctcaggatccacataagagtgaaaacatatggtatctgtctttctctgtatggcttatttcacttagcatcacactctccagtcccatccacattgctacaaaaggccatatttcattctttctcattgccaagtagtattccattgtgtatataaaccacaatttcttttttttttctttaatgtttatttatttttgagacagacagagagagacagagcatgaatgggggagggtcagagagagggagacacagaatctgaaacaggctccaggctctgagctgtcagcacagagcccgatgcagggctcgaactcacagaccgcgagatcatgacctgagccaaaggcggcggcttaaccgactgagccacccaggcacccctaaaccacaatttctttatctatttatcagttgatggacatttatgctttttccacaatttagctattgttgagagtgctgctataaacattggggtacaagtgcccctatgcatcagcactcctgtatccctgggtaaattcctagcagtgctattgctgggtcatagggttggtgggagtgcaaactggtgcagccactctggaaagcagtgtggaggttcctcaaaaactaactgaaatttaaataaaaattttttaaaaaaggggcacctgggtggctcagtcggttaagtgttagattttggctcaggtcatgatctcacaattttgggttcgagccccgcatcaggctctgtgctgacagctcggagcctggagcctgctttgaattctgtgtctctctccctctctacccctcccctgttcacacgctatctctctctctcaaaaataaataaacattaatttttttctaattaaaaaaaaagaactggaaaacaTGACTTAAAACCTTAATCTAGTTaacaactaaagaaaaagaaaccaacaactACTACATACTACACATCCCTTTCAAGTGCGTATGGAACAGCCTACTCAAATTGACCACTGGGGCACAGTAGTGTCTTATTTCTTGATCTGGATTAAGGATACAGGATCTATTCATTTTGTGATCATTATTAAGCtatatatgtaaaacatgagTACTTTTATCTATGAATGTCATATCCTAACAAAAATGTGCATAAAAAATGCAGTCTGACACTCTGAGAGGGTGATAATCATGTGCTTGTGTGGTGAGAAGGACCGAATCTTCTAATTTAACCCTACAGTGATTTTCACAAAATCCACAATTTTGAGTCCTCTCACACAAAATCTCCAGTTTTGAGTCTTATGCCCTTGCTTTCCTGAATTCCAAATGCCTCAAGCTCAGGTAGCTTTCTGAGTTTGAATTGCTAAGTTTCTTGGTCACTTGTTCCTCTGTAGTCAATTAGGTTTTGTATTTCCTTGCTCTATGAAATGTTACTGGCCATCTCCATGCTTTCTAgattccatttttgaaaaatttctcaCCTGTTATTGTCTTCCCGGCCATTGTTTCTGTCACTGTGAGTCCATACTTGTGTTATTATTAATACTTGAAACAATTCTGTTTGTTCAACCTATCTggtttctaaagtttatttacacacatttttttcctttcctgtcttctatcagatttaaaatattttaaatattatttccccTATTTGTATTGGAGTTATAAACTGCACTTTTATTCTATGACTAAAATGTAAACATACATAGTTTACAAAGTCAAAAGTTATTCAAAATGTCTTTCATcttcaaataaacaaagaatttaGCATTCTTTAAATTACCATTCAATCCCTTCTGATGTTATTTGTCACCGCATTTTAGTGTAAATATTATTGACAATGTTAGACCTCCACACAGTTGAAATATTATTGGCAATGTCAGAGATTCATAAAGCTGAGTTTTCCTATTGaatacatacgtgtgtgtatacatatgtgtataaatatatatacacatgtgtgtgtgtgtgtgtgtatatatatatatatatatatatatatatatacacactcactACAAGTCTCTATTTCAGTTTTTCTGGTTTCCCTCCCcaaagtcaacaaatattttcagtgtattacatttttctttagaaaggCATTTATGTATAAACAAGAAATTATGTGTGTTTATACTTCTTCCCAGTGAACATTGTGCACTACCCTCTAGCCTATTTTTATATAAGTTTACATCTTTGAGATCATTCATAACCAGGCACAACCATTTGCTTTTACATACacataatatttcactgtgttgATTCTGATACATTACATGCTATGGGAATTTATTTACTAGTTCCCAGTTGATGAATATCTAGCttgcttccattttttgttttcttattcatagtGTAGTGAATAGTCTTGTTTATATGTCAATTTGCATACATGTAAATACATTTGTAAgccaaattttttaaagttttaatttaaatttcagttagttaacatacggtgcaCTATTAATTTCTGGTATagagtatagtgattcaacacttcatacaACAGCCAGTACTCAACATGGCAAGTGAACACTCCTTAATCTCTATCccccatttcacccatcctcccacccatctcccctctggtgcccatcagtttgttttctattgttaagcatcttttttgtctgtttcttggtttgcctccctctctctttttttttccttatgatcgtttgctttgtttcttaaattccacatatggtgAATCCATAGTGAAAtcaaaatggtatttttctttctctgactgacttatttttagaaatggaattaaattgttagtaaaagattttgttttttttacaattttggaAGATACGGTATTGTCATTTATCTCCATATAAGTCACACCTATTAACTGTCCCATCAGCAATTatgaaaatgtttctttcatcAGACCTTTCTCAACCACTGTATTTTAACCATTTGGGTTTGCTAatatgatgaataaaaaaaaatctcaatttgaTTTCAATTACTTTCTATTATAAGTGAgagtgaacatcttttcatatgattgGGAAATTTATATCTCCATGTCTttgaaatttgtttatttcttatgtCCATCTCTTACTAGGTCTGAGgttggcaacatttttctacaaaatccagatagtaaatattttaggctttgtgggtcataTGCCTTCTTTcaaaactactcaactctgccactgcaGTATGAAGGCAGCCACAgacaacacataaataaatgagcaagagtgtattccaataaaactttatatatgcATACTAAATTCTGAATTTAGTATAATTTTCACATGCCACAAAATACCatcatcttttgttttgtttcagtcatttaaaagtgtaaaaacaATTCTTATCTTGTGAGCCCtacaaaaacatacacatttaatattctgttttttgACAATATCTACTAATCTTTTACTATAAGTAATAATGAAGTTGATGAACTTCCCAGTCCACCACCATCTTCTACCTACTCtcttattttaaagcattttattagGGAAATGTTCAAatatactacattaaaaaaaacattgaaaaatatttaaaaaattaaaaacagagaacattaTAAAGAACTCCCATGTATTCTTCATTGAACCTCAACTTCAAGGATTAtcagtattggggcacctgggtggctcagtcggttaagtgtccaactcttggttttggctaaggtcatgatcttacggttcatgggttcaagccccgcatcggggtccgTGCTAACAGCACACAGcttgcatgagattctctctccttctctctatctctctcctgtgctctctctctaaaaataaataaacttaaaaaaaagaaaaaaagaaaacttctttaaaaaaattatcagtattatccatattttatcaattttgacATTTTACCTTCATACTGATTCGTGTTAGTTTAATactttacttttcaattttaaattatgtctttTAAGCCTTAACTACTGAAGATGGAGTAATCATATACTTAATACTGCATCCTAAATGTAACACTACCTTCCCAGCCAAACTGTGTTATTTGATTTCTACATTTTCAGGTTTGTAACTGTATATTCTGCTCTACATTCATGATCTCCTTTTGAGGCAGTGGAAATGTTGTAGAGGTTGATATTCCTTGGAGTGGAGCCAGAATAGATCCTAAAATCCAAGTAGGCCAGATATAGGAGGCATCAAAGCCAAGGCACATTTGCTGAAACACTGTCTTCAGTGATAGAAAACAAAGGAGGCATTCACAGTGCATATCTAAACAGCTGCTGATTTCCAAGGTCTAGAGAGAAGTAGAAGGTAAATCAAGTCACGCATTAAACCTGAGGTCAGTTATCTCAAGGTAACACTCACAACAGCCCTTTTTTTCCTGAATCGAAAGCCAGCCCTCCTGGGGAACAAGTGAAGTACAATGTTGAAGCTAACATCTGTTAAGACACTGGAAGAAGAAATCCCGCTTTGCCTCTATGACTTTTGAATAGAGATATGGGATACCTCCCCCCTCACATCTTCCGGCTATATCAAATCTGAGTTTTGTCATATTCAAGGTATCAACATCAAATAGCAACTCTTCCAACATAACCTCCCTCTCAAAACGAGGTAGGCTGTGGTAGTATGCAGAATAATCACTGAGAAAAAATCTGCCAGGATATGGACTGTGTCTTTCCCATGTCACCTAACAAAAACTTTCTGTGAGTCAGCTAGCTCAATTGTTGGTACAGGTTGAGCACCTGGTAAATGTTAGgtgctattataattattactgttattttttctgGTTCTGTCGCTGAGGGCCTTAGGTCTCTGGGTACAATGTTCATATTCCTGTAAGATCCCTCTAGAGGCTTCCTCACCCACCTCCTGCATTTCAGCCTGGGATCTTCGTGAGCTTATAAGCACACTCAGCCACAGGGCACAGAACAGAAGCCCCAGAGAGcactgaagaaacaagaaagcacAAAGAGGAGTTTGGACTGTTCAGGCGGTGGTCGGTAAGAAGATGACTTCTCACTGGCCTCTGCAATTTCCCTACAGTTGGCTCTATCATTACATTTCATTTCTTAATatttgcctatatatatatatatatatatatatttgcctatatatatatatatatatatatatttgcctatATATATATTGGTTTTTCTTGGTCACATTTGCCAAAGGGTTTCAAATTATGGCGAtcctttcaaagaaataatttttgaatttttttgaccttttcaatatttctaaataaaaaattccaCTTTTATATTcaccttctttttctcattttccctaatttgattttgcattattttctaaaGTCTTGGGTTTAATGATTTTCCAGGGATTCTTAGATTTATAGACACTTTACGGGGAATATAGTTATACTCCATGAATACTAGGTACCCATTAAGTGCTATGTGTGTTTCCTCAAAAGAAAGTTCACAGCTTTCCTTCTCAGAACATTCCCAAAACTAGTAACTATTCATTTACTCATGTTATACAAATTCTTTTATTCAAAGAATACAGTTCTGCATTCACCCCCTAGAGGGCAGTATAGCTTCCCTTTAGAACACAGGTCTTCAGAACTGTCCCATCCTTCATAGTAATTCACCCTTCAGGCCACTTTAATTTGGCTACTTCTCCCATCCTTTATCAAAATGTCTTTCCAAAACGTGACTAGGGACATTGACATCCCTAAATTGAATAGGTGCTTTCTGAGTATCTGAACAGCACTAAACTGTGGTGACCATACCCTTTACCTTCTTGGCCTCTGTGACTCCCACTTCCTTTGTGTTCCAATACCTCCCTGAGCGGtacttcctgttttctttgctttttctttcatatgTACACAATTTGCTAAATTTTACATTTCCTTCTATTGATTTGtcctctgccttttcctctctcACCCTAAATTCTTGCCTAGATTGTCACATCAACTTTTAGGTTCTCACCTACCATCAATATGCCAGAGACTCCCAAGACTCCTGGTGGatttctcctctgtcttcctgggCCTCATATCTATCTGTCCAATTGTCATGTCTCTTGGGTAGCTCCCATAAacctcaaactcaacatgcaCAAACCAAACCTGTAATCATTACCTTAGAGGTGCCTCCTACTCTACTACCCCAAATAAAATTGTCCCTGTTATCCATATAGTTTCTCAAACAAGACCTCTGGATACGGCCAAACTTCCATCCCTTCACAGTGTTCCCATTCAACTGAAGAGAAGGAGGTAATCTCCAGaatcttattttctgtgtgtcaTGTATTAGATGAACTAAAATAACTCTTTTGATTTGATTACCAGAAGGTTTTTGGAAATATTGCTGACAGAAGATTCAGTGGTAAATGAGTATCTGTAAGTTTCTATGTACCTGTACATGTATACAGGTGTTGTTGGTAAGTGTAttacaagaacaacaaaaagcatAAAGCTAAATTTTAGTGCATAGTGTTGGCTAAATGTAGGGAATATAAGGTTATTTTAAGTAGAAATTTATGGAAGAATCCATAGTTCTGTTTGCTAGTCCTCTGGCTAGTGAAATGTGAACTGCGAAGTGTTGtgtagaagaagaaaatgtcatatatatatacatatatatatatatatatatgcacaatggaatactattcagtgatcaaaaagaatgaaatcttgccatctgcaacaaggtggatgaaactggagtgtataaatcaatcagagaaagacaaatatcatatgacttcactcatatgtagaatttaagaagtaaaacagatgaacataagggaatggaaggaaaaggagataaaaacagtgggggcaaaccataaaagattccacaatattgagaacaaactgagggttgctggaggggaggaatacaggaggatgggctaaatgggtgatgagcattaaggagggcacttgttgggatgagcactgggtgttatacataagagatgaatcaatgggttctactcctgaaactgatactacactgtatgtcagctaacttgaatttaaataaataaattttaaaaactggaattcCAGACACATCTTTAGatgtaagattaaaaaatattcattctatGGTAGTAGCGCACTGATTAAATTCTTATTGTGGAACACACAGATTTGGATTTTGCATTCAAGAAGCATGCCTGAAGTGACTAATACCACACAAGGCTCCTTCTATTTCATCCTCACCGGCATCCCTGGATTTGAGGCCTCCCACATCTGGATCTCCATCCCCTTCTGCTGCCTCTACACCGTCTCCATCATGGGTAACACCACCATTCTCACAGTCATCTGCAAGGAGCCATCCCTCCACCAGCCCATGTACCTATTTCTCTCCATGCTGGCCTTGACCGACCTGGGCCTCACCCTCACCACCCTGCCCACAGTCATGCAGCTCCTCTGGTTCAACGTTCATGAGATCAGCTTTGAAGCATGTTTTGCCCAGTTCTTCTTCCTCCATGGATTCGCCTTCATGGAATCTTCTGTGTTGTTGGCCATGTCCTTTgatcgctatgtggccatctgccgCCCCCTGCATTATGCCTCCACCCTCACCGGTGAAGTCATTGGCAAGATCGGCTTAGCCATCATTTGCCGCTGCGTCCTGGctgttctcccttccctcttcctacTCAAGCGCCTGCCCTTCTGCCgctcccaccttctctctcacTCCTATTGCCTCCACCAGGATATGATCCGCCTCGTCTGTGCTGACATCCGGGTCAATAGCTGGTATGGATTTGCTCTTGGTTTGCTCATTATTGTGATGGACGCTTTGCTCATTGTGCTCTCCTACACACTCATTCTGAAGAGTATCTTGGGCACAGCCTCCTGGACTGAGCGGTTCCGGGCCCTCAATAACTGTCTATCCCACGTGCTGGCTGTTCTGGTCCTTTATGTTCCCATGGTTGGAGTATCCATGACTCATCGATTTGCCAAGCATGCCTCTCCGCTGGTCCACGTTATCATGGCCAATATCTACCTGTTGGCACCGCCTGTGATGAACCCCATCATTTACAGTGTCAAGACTAAGCAGATCCGCCAGGGAATCTTCAATCTACTCTTCCAGAGGAAAGTGTACTAATGAGTGGAATTTAGGTTTACTGGaggaattttatttaataataaggAGTCAAGAGCAGGTACTACTGCCATCAAAAGTGTAAGTACCACAGATGGGTGAAAGAATAAGTATTGTATAAGCTTCTGCtgtaaataaatacttctttGACTGGAAGTTAAAAAACCTACGGTTTTTTTCCTAAAGTCTTTTACCCTACATTATAAGTCACAACCGTATGACTTTgagaaaataagtattaaaaaatataatttgatatgTAATCCCTGTTCTGATTTCGTCACATTGGTGTTGCTAAAATTATGTGATAAAGTATAAGATGCTGCTTTACAAACTCCAAATGCCCCTACTGTATAAAAAGACTTATTAAAACTATAGCAAGCACATGTCCTTATTTGTAATTCCTAAAGTAAAAATCAGCTTCTAATTAAATACAGCTGCTCATGTGATCTCAATCATCACGAATCGATGAGAACTTTCATTCAGTAGGGGGTCAAACAGAAGATAGAAAAACCACTGTGGAGGGATTcctggatcagtcagttgagtatctgactcttgatttcagcctaggtcatgatctcagggtcgtgagatcaagcccctcgttggACTCTGTGTGAAACATGGAGCCATCTTAAGAttatctttctcccttttcctctgcccctcaccccagctagtgctctctctctctctctctctctctctcaagagaagagaaaagaaaagaaaagaaaagaaaagaaaagaaaagaaaagaaaagaaaagaaaccgcTGTGGAGATCATtgttacttggaaaaaaaatgaacaccaaATATCAAAAGCCAAAGTGGAGCAGGAACCTTAGGGTTTAAGAAACTGTTGAACTGACTTTTGATGCAGAGTGCACTGAAACTCAATGGTGGTACCACGATTCAGGGAGATAGAAAACTACTGCTCCGAGAAGATGGTAGATGCAGGCAGGACAAACAACAACCATCTCTGCAGATAAGCATAACAAGAGTTTGAATGTTAAGAGTGTGAATGCATTGAAACGACAGAGATTTGTTCATAATTAGATGTTTTTGTCTTAGCTGGCTCAAACCTTGCTCCTACTGGGTTGGGTACCTTTGATTTGTCACCATGACTTACTAATAAATGAGCTGAGAAAGTTTAACTCTTTGGAAGCCCACgttcttcatttgtaaagtgtgcataattatacctccataaactcattttaaggaatattaaatagaaaacactTGTAAACTGCCTGAGGTTTGCAAGAATACCTTTGATAAAGGAACATGAGGGAGTTTTCTGAGTAAAACTGTAAATAGTATGAGTAAAGGGTAAGGAACCAGGGCTGTGATAAGGAGATCTCAatgtaaataaagaaacactaCATTTTGTGTGCTGATTGTTCTTAACGTACATTATTCTATGGTATTTTCAACTATTAAccacatgtgtgtatacacagaagGGGTGTGGCCATGTCACTACCTCTCCTGGTAGATGTAAGGTATGTCCTGTGCTTTAAATCCCTCCTCTCACCTTTCAGACACTCAACATAATTGTGACACATTGTCCTCAGTACCAGAAACAATTGAAGAATAGACAGAATTCAGTCTCAAAACTGCATATAGATTTATAATCTTTTAGGAAAACCTTAACCTCTTAAGACTCTgtaataaattcttaaatatgtATCATACTAACTATTAGGTATGCCTCAACTACTGTTCTTACGTTCGGTGGATTGTCATCAGTGGCCTGGGGCCCAGTTTTCGCACCATATTTAAGCAGGATACCAGTGAGTTGAATCTGGTTTTAGAGTACAACTCACTTCTGATGTGGCCCACATCAGTTGTCAAAGGGCTACACTCTCATCTTTTCTCAGGTTGTGGGATCACATTCAATAACTCCCCCTGACTTACCTTTAACACTAGCTTATTACAAAAGA includes these proteins:
- the LOC125146648 gene encoding olfactory receptor 51Q1-like; this encodes MPEVTNTTQGSFYFILTGIPGFEASHIWISIPFCCLYTVSIMGNTTILTVICKEPSLHQPMYLFLSMLALTDLGLTLTTLPTVMQLLWFNVHEISFEACFAQFFFLHGFAFMESSVLLAMSFDRYVAICRPLHYASTLTGEVIGKIGLAIICRCVLAVLPSLFLLKRLPFCRSHLLSHSYCLHQDMIRLVCADIRVNSWYGFALGLLIIVMDALLIVLSYTLILKSILGTASWTERFRALNNCLSHVLAVLVLYVPMVGVSMTHRFAKHASPLVHVIMANIYLLAPPVMNPIIYSVKTKQIRQGIFNLLFQRKVY